A section of the Pedobacter sp. HDW13 genome encodes:
- a CDS encoding DUF1634 domain-containing protein, which translates to MKNSISKQLIGDRDVEKIVGQLLRFGVITASLIVLLGGVLFLVQNGNGPRPDYHIFKGEQDSYITFEGIFLGLFTFKPMAIIQFGVLLLIITPIMRIVFSLFAFMLEKDKLYVIITLIVLGVILLSTFSGLKV; encoded by the coding sequence CAAAACAGCTTATCGGCGATCGGGATGTAGAAAAAATTGTTGGTCAGTTATTACGCTTTGGGGTAATTACCGCAAGCCTGATTGTTTTATTGGGCGGAGTACTTTTTTTAGTCCAAAACGGAAACGGACCACGACCCGATTACCATATCTTTAAAGGAGAACAAGACAGTTACATCACTTTTGAAGGGATCTTTCTGGGGCTTTTTACCTTTAAACCCATGGCTATTATCCAGTTTGGAGTGCTGCTATTAATTATTACACCCATTATGCGGATCGTATTTTCACTTTTTGCATTTATGCTGGAAAAAGACAAACTATATGTTATCATTACACTAATTGTATTGGGTGTTATTCTTCTCAGCACTTTTAGTGGATTGAAAGTTTAA